The Benincasa hispida cultivar B227 chromosome 11, ASM972705v1, whole genome shotgun sequence genome has a segment encoding these proteins:
- the LOC120091272 gene encoding cytochrome P450 CYP82D47-like, with translation MDMKLPFSASFSSAKTMIMSVLFLLIFFLYTLFWVLSKSSLFSSQHRNKKPQPPPVAGGAWPVIGHLHLLNGSEPAHKIIGKMADSTGPIFTLKLGTHTAVVVSDWEIAKECFTTNDRAFASRPKLTATKHMAYDNSMFGFAQYGPFWRHMRKITSLELLSNHRLHQFQPIRTSEIQSSIKKLYELCTINKNGEKVLVDMKTWFEDITLNIIFKIVFGKRFSDAKLEGSEDYRKTFRGLLELFGMFVPSDSFPFLSWLDLGGYEKAMKKASKVVDEVFDKWLKEHRQRKMESNNNKVDQDFMDVMISIVKDDDEQLSGYDGDSVIKATCLAMILGGFDTTATTMTWALSLLLNNQETLKKAKLELEEQVGRQKQVRESDVKNLIYLQAIVKETLRLYPAAPLSIPRESIEDCSIFGYHIPSRTRLIVNLQKLQRDPLVWEEPNEFQPERFLTSKKEFFVRGQSPQLIPFGSGRRICLGISFALQVIHLTLANLLHEFEIDRPSKDLLDMEESFGLTSTKKSPLEVVLTPRLPA, from the exons ATGGATATGAAATTACCATTCTCAGCTTCATTCTCTTCTGCCAAAACAATGATCATGTCTGTATTATTTCTACTCATATTCTTTCTCTATACTCTCTTCTGGGTTTTATCTAAAAGCTCATTGTTCAGTTCTCAACATCGGAATAAGAAACCGCAGCCACCACCAGTAGCCGGTGGCGCCTGGCCGGTGATCGGCCACCTTCATCTACTAAATGGATCCGAACCAGCCCACAAAATCATAGGGAAAATGGCAGATTCTACTGGACCAATTTTCACATTAAAATTGGGAACACATACAGCAGTAGTCGTCAGCGATTGGGAAATAGCGAAAGAGTGTTTTACTACAAACGACAGAGCATTTGCATCTCGCCCCAAATTAACTGCCACAAAGCACATGGCGTATGATAATTCCATGTTTGGGTTTGCCCAATACGGCCCGTTCTGGCGCCACATGCGCAAAATAACCTCTCTTGAACTCTTGTCCAATCACCGCCTCCACCAATTTCAGCCCATCAGAACATCAGAAATCCAGAGCTCCATTAAGAAGCTATACGAGTTATGTACCATTAACAAAAATGGAGAGAAAGTGTTGGTCGATATGAAGACATGGTTCGAAGACATTACTCTCAACATCATATTTAAAATAGTGTTCGGAAAGCGATTCTCCGACGCTAAGTTAGAAGGAAGTGAAGATTATCGAAAGACTTTTAGGGGTTTACTTGAATTGTTTGGAATGTTTGTTCCTTCAGATTCATTTCCATTTCTAAGTTGGTTAGATTTGGGAGGGTATGAGAAGGCTATGAAGAAGGCTTCAAAAGTGGTGGACgaggtgtttgataaatggCTTAAAGAGCATCGTCAGAGGAAAATGGagagtaataataataaagtcgATCAGGACTTCATGGATGTGATGATTTCTATTGTTAAAGATGATGATGAACAACTTTCTGGCTATGATGGAGACTCGGTCATTAAAGCTACTTGTTTG GCTATGATATTGGGTGGATTTGATACTACCGCAACAACAATGACATGGGCTCTTTCTTTACTTCTCAACAATCAAGAAACGCTTAAGAAAGCAAAGCTTGAATTAGAAGAACAAGTTGGAAGACAAAAACAGGTGAGAGAGTCCGatgtaaaaaatttaatatatctcCAAGCTATTGTGAAAGAAACATTACGTCTTTATCCTGCTGCACCACTCTCAATCCCTCGTGAATCTATTGAAGATTGTTCTATATTTGGCTACCATATCCCCTCAAGAACACGGCTAATAGTAAATCTTCAAAAGCTCCAAAGAGATCCACTTGTTTGGGAAGAACCTAATGAATTTCAACCAGAAAGATTTCTGACAagtaaaaaagaattttttgttAGAGGTCAGAGTCCTCAACTAATTCCATTTGGAAGTGGCCGAAGAATATGTCTTGGAATATCTTTCGCCCTCCAAGTTATTCATCTTACTCTCGCAAATCTGCTTCATGAATTTGAAATTGATAGGCCATCGAAAGATTTACTTGATATGGAAGAGAGTTTTGGATTGACTAGTACTAAGAAATCTCCACTTGAGGTTGTTTTAACTCCACGCTTGCCCGCTTAA